One window from the genome of Streptomyces cadmiisoli encodes:
- a CDS encoding tyrosine-type recombinase/integrase — MAGHIQDRWYKTETAPNGRTTRQKTERYGTGLRYRARYVAPDGSERSKSFPDKQKRLAEAWLTQIAADMTRGQYVDPSSSKVTFKEFATQWLASQTTDPSTIVNMELRFRLHAFPYIGSRSMSAFQPAHIRTWARALADSGMAASYQRTVFANVSAVFGAAVDDGILIRNPCRAGSVRAPKLDRRKLKPWTRDRVVAVRGGLPSQYATIADVGAGCGLRQGEIFGLAVDEVDFVGGAVHVVRQVKLIGPQMVFAPPKGGKLRDVPLPDVVSDALATHITRRPPINVTLPWKTPDGPPVTAKLLFYSRERKALNRNYFNMYLWKPALIAAGVIPERGPGERFEPSREHGMHALRHYYASVLLDSGENIKALAEYLGHSDPGFTLRTYTHLMPNSQDRARRAIDAAFGVVNTDAGPGEPTR, encoded by the coding sequence ATGGCCGGCCACATCCAAGACCGTTGGTACAAGACCGAGACGGCACCCAACGGAAGGACGACCAGGCAGAAGACCGAGCGATACGGGACGGGCTTGCGCTACCGGGCGCGCTACGTTGCGCCGGACGGGAGCGAACGCAGCAAGTCTTTCCCGGACAAGCAGAAGCGACTCGCGGAGGCGTGGCTGACGCAGATCGCGGCAGACATGACCCGTGGTCAGTACGTCGACCCGTCTTCCAGCAAAGTGACGTTCAAGGAGTTCGCTACTCAGTGGCTGGCATCCCAGACCACAGACCCTTCCACCATCGTGAACATGGAGCTGAGGTTCCGGCTGCACGCCTTTCCCTACATCGGTTCTCGCTCGATGAGCGCGTTTCAACCCGCTCATATCCGCACGTGGGCGCGGGCCCTTGCCGACTCCGGCATGGCAGCGTCGTACCAGCGGACGGTCTTCGCGAATGTCTCCGCGGTGTTCGGCGCCGCAGTGGACGACGGCATTCTGATTCGGAACCCATGCCGGGCAGGTTCCGTGCGGGCTCCCAAGCTGGATAGGCGGAAGCTCAAGCCGTGGACACGTGATCGGGTGGTCGCGGTCCGGGGCGGACTTCCGAGCCAGTACGCGACGATCGCCGATGTCGGGGCCGGATGCGGCTTGCGGCAAGGTGAGATCTTCGGGCTCGCTGTCGACGAAGTCGACTTCGTCGGGGGAGCCGTCCACGTTGTGCGACAGGTCAAGCTGATCGGCCCGCAGATGGTGTTCGCCCCGCCCAAGGGCGGCAAATTGCGTGACGTCCCCCTGCCCGATGTGGTGTCGGACGCACTGGCCACCCACATCACCCGTCGGCCCCCCATCAACGTCACGTTGCCGTGGAAAACCCCGGATGGACCGCCGGTCACGGCCAAGCTGCTGTTCTACTCGCGGGAGCGGAAGGCGCTGAACCGGAACTACTTCAACATGTATCTGTGGAAGCCCGCTCTCATCGCGGCCGGCGTCATCCCGGAACGGGGACCGGGGGAGCGGTTCGAGCCCTCGCGTGAGCACGGCATGCACGCCCTGCGGCACTACTACGCGTCGGTGCTGCTGGACTCGGGAGAGAACATCAAAGCCCTGGCCGAGTACCTCGGCCACTCAGACCCGGGATTCACGCTCCGGACGTACACGCACCTCATGCCAAACAGTCAGGACCGTGCCCGTAGGGCCATCGACGCCGCGTTCGGCGTAGTAAATACGGACGCCGGCCCCGGCGAGCCGACGCGCTGA
- the glnA gene encoding type I glutamate--ammonia ligase has product MFQNADEAKKFIADEDVKFVDVRFCDLPGVMQHFTIPAEAFDPADELAFDGSSIRGFQAIHESDMALRADLSTARVDPFRRDKTVNINFFIHDPITGEQYSRDPRNVAKKAEAYLASTGIADTAYFGPEAEFYVFDSVRFKTSENESFYHIDSEAGAWNTGALEDNRGYKVRYKGGYFPTPPVDHFADLRAEISLELAKSGLQVERQHHEVGTAGQAEINYKFNTLLAAADDLQLFKYIVKNVAWRNGKTATFMPKPIFGDNGSGMHVHQSLWSNGDPLFYDEQGYAGLSDTARYYIGGILRHAPSLLAFTNPTVNSYHRLVPGFEAPVNLVYSQRNRSAAMRIPITGSNPKAKRVEFRAPDSSGNPYLAFSALLLAGLDGIKNKIEPAEPIDKDLYELAPEEHAGVPQVPTSLPAVLDSLERDHEFLLQGDVFTSDLIETWIDYKRANEIAPLQLRPHPHEFELYFDV; this is encoded by the coding sequence ATGTTCCAGAACGCCGACGAGGCCAAGAAGTTCATCGCGGACGAGGACGTCAAGTTCGTCGACGTCCGTTTCTGCGACCTGCCGGGCGTGATGCAGCACTTCACGATCCCCGCCGAGGCCTTCGACCCGGCCGACGAGCTCGCGTTCGACGGCTCCTCGATCCGCGGCTTCCAGGCCATCCACGAGTCCGACATGGCGCTGCGCGCCGACCTGTCCACCGCGCGCGTCGACCCGTTCCGCCGCGACAAAACGGTCAACATCAACTTCTTCATCCACGACCCGATCACGGGCGAGCAGTACTCCCGCGACCCGCGGAACGTGGCGAAGAAGGCCGAGGCCTACCTCGCGTCCACCGGTATCGCCGACACCGCGTACTTCGGCCCCGAGGCCGAGTTCTACGTCTTCGACAGCGTGCGCTTCAAGACCTCGGAGAACGAGTCGTTCTACCACATCGACTCCGAGGCGGGCGCCTGGAACACCGGCGCGCTGGAGGACAACCGCGGCTACAAGGTCCGCTACAAGGGCGGCTACTTCCCCACCCCGCCGGTCGACCACTTCGCCGACCTGCGTGCCGAGATCTCCCTGGAGCTGGCCAAGTCCGGCCTCCAGGTCGAGCGCCAGCACCACGAGGTGGGCACCGCCGGCCAGGCCGAGATCAACTACAAGTTCAACACGCTGCTCGCCGCGGCCGACGACCTCCAGCTCTTCAAGTACATCGTGAAGAACGTCGCCTGGCGCAACGGCAAGACCGCGACCTTCATGCCGAAGCCGATCTTCGGTGACAACGGTTCGGGCATGCACGTCCACCAGTCCCTGTGGAGCAACGGCGACCCGCTGTTCTACGACGAGCAGGGCTACGCCGGCCTGTCGGACACCGCCCGCTACTACATCGGCGGCATCCTGCGTCACGCTCCGTCGCTGCTGGCCTTCACCAACCCGACGGTGAACTCGTACCACCGCCTGGTGCCCGGCTTCGAGGCCCCGGTGAACCTGGTCTACTCGCAGCGCAACCGCTCCGCGGCCATGCGTATCCCGATCACCGGCTCGAACCCGAAGGCCAAGCGCGTCGAGTTCCGCGCGCCCGACTCCTCCGGCAACCCGTACCTGGCGTTCTCCGCGCTGCTCCTCGCGGGCCTGGACGGCATCAAGAACAAGATCGAGCCGGCCGAGCCGATCGACAAGGACCTCTACGAGCTGGCTCCCGAGGAGCACGCGGGTGTCCCGCAGGTCCCGACCTCGCTCCCGGCCGTCCTCGACTCGCTGGAGCGCGACCACGAGTTCCTGCTCCAGGGCGACGTCTTCACGTCCGACCTGATCGAGACGTGGATCGACTACAAGCGTGCGAACGAGATCGCGCCGCTCCAGCTGCGTCCGCACCCGCACGAGTTCGAGCTGTACTTCGACGTGTGA
- a CDS encoding RDD family protein: protein MDKRQAIGSWLSGPRAAMEDAGADFGYRGEQLGLPEEGPGSIARPGRRLAALAVDWGLCLLIAYSLITDGYGQATGNWALLIFFVLGVLTVGTIGFTPGKRIFGLRVVVLATGTVHPGRALARTVLLCLAVPALVWDRDGRGLHDRLAGTVEVRI from the coding sequence GTGGACAAGAGGCAAGCAATCGGATCATGGCTCTCCGGCCCGCGCGCGGCCATGGAGGACGCCGGTGCCGACTTCGGCTACCGGGGTGAGCAGCTCGGCCTGCCCGAAGAGGGGCCCGGCTCCATCGCCCGGCCCGGCCGTCGGCTGGCGGCGCTGGCCGTCGACTGGGGTCTGTGCCTCTTGATCGCATACAGCTTGATCACGGACGGCTACGGGCAGGCCACCGGCAACTGGGCGCTGCTCATCTTCTTCGTGCTGGGTGTCCTGACCGTCGGGACGATCGGCTTCACGCCGGGCAAGCGGATCTTCGGCCTGCGGGTGGTCGTCCTCGCCACCGGCACCGTCCACCCCGGCCGCGCCCTGGCGCGCACGGTCCTGCTGTGCCTGGCCGTCCCGGCGCTGGTCTGGGACCGCGACGGCCGCGGGCTGCACGACCGGCTGGCCGGCACCGTCGAGGTGCGGATCTAG
- a CDS encoding DUF4191 domain-containing protein has protein sequence MARKETAADAANPGRLKQIALTYKMTRRADKKIGLVLAAVGIVTFGVFLAIGFLIGHPIYLGILGLLLAFLATAIVFGRRAERAAFGQMEGQPGAAAAVLDNIGRGWTTTPAVAMNRSQDVVHRAVGKAGIVLVAEGNPNRVKTLLAAEKKKMNRIVADVPVHDLIVGNGEGTVELKKLRTTMTKLPRVLTGPQVTATNDRLRAMGDLMSNMPLPKGPMPKGMRMPKGGPKAR, from the coding sequence ATGGCGAGGAAGGAAACCGCAGCGGACGCTGCGAACCCCGGGCGACTGAAGCAGATCGCCCTGACCTACAAGATGACCCGCAGGGCCGACAAGAAGATCGGTCTTGTACTCGCGGCAGTCGGAATCGTCACCTTCGGTGTCTTCCTCGCGATCGGTTTCTTGATCGGTCACCCCATCTATCTCGGAATCCTGGGTCTCCTGCTCGCCTTCCTCGCGACGGCGATCGTCTTCGGACGCCGGGCCGAGCGGGCCGCCTTCGGTCAGATGGAGGGCCAGCCCGGCGCAGCCGCGGCCGTGCTCGACAACATCGGCCGGGGCTGGACGACGACCCCCGCGGTGGCGATGAACCGCAGCCAGGACGTGGTGCACCGGGCCGTCGGCAAGGCCGGCATCGTGCTGGTCGCCGAGGGCAACCCGAACCGGGTGAAGACTCTGCTGGCCGCCGAGAAGAAGAAGATGAACCGGATCGTCGCGGACGTGCCGGTGCACGACCTGATCGTGGGCAACGGCGAGGGCACCGTCGAGCTGAAGAAGCTGCGCACGACGATGACGAAGCTGCCGCGCGTGCTCACCGGCCCGCAGGTCACCGCCACCAACGACCGGCTGCGCGCGATGGGCGACCTGATGAGCAACATGCCGCTGCCGAAGGGCCCGATGCCCAAGGGCATGCGGATGCCGAAGGGCGGGCCGAAGGCCCGCTGA
- the lipA gene encoding lipoyl synthase, which produces MSAVAPDGRKMLRLEVRNSQTPIERKPEWIKTRAKMGPEYTKMQNLVKSEGLHTVCQEAGCPNIYECWEDREATFLIGGDQCTRRCDFCQIDTGKPEALDRDEPRRVGESVVTMDLNYATITGVARDDLEDGGAWLYAETVRQIHRQTADREAGRTKVELLAPDFNAVPEQLEEVFSARPEVFAHNVETVPRIFRRIRPGFRYDRSLKVITAARDYGLVTKSNLILGMGETREEVSEALRQLHEAGCELVTITQYLRPSVRHHPVERWVKPHEFVELKDEAEQIGFSGVMSGPLVRSSYRAGRLYQMAVEKRGAFIAAQAV; this is translated from the coding sequence GTGTCCGCAGTCGCACCCGACGGACGCAAGATGCTGCGCCTGGAGGTCCGCAACAGCCAGACCCCCATCGAGCGCAAGCCCGAGTGGATCAAGACCCGGGCGAAAATGGGCCCCGAGTACACGAAGATGCAGAACCTCGTGAAGAGCGAGGGCCTGCACACGGTCTGCCAGGAAGCCGGCTGTCCCAACATCTACGAGTGCTGGGAGGACCGGGAGGCCACGTTCCTCATCGGCGGCGACCAGTGCACCCGGCGCTGCGACTTCTGCCAGATCGACACCGGCAAGCCCGAGGCGCTCGACCGCGACGAACCCCGCCGCGTCGGCGAGTCCGTGGTCACCATGGACCTCAACTACGCCACCATCACCGGCGTCGCCCGCGACGACCTGGAGGACGGCGGAGCCTGGCTGTACGCCGAGACCGTGCGCCAGATCCACCGGCAGACCGCGGACCGCGAGGCCGGCCGCACCAAGGTCGAGCTGCTGGCCCCGGACTTCAACGCCGTCCCGGAGCAGCTCGAGGAGGTCTTCTCCGCCCGCCCCGAGGTCTTCGCGCACAACGTCGAGACCGTGCCGCGGATCTTCCGCCGCATCCGCCCCGGTTTCCGCTACGACCGCTCGCTGAAGGTGATCACGGCGGCCCGCGACTACGGCCTGGTCACCAAGTCCAACCTGATCCTCGGCATGGGCGAGACCCGCGAGGAGGTCAGCGAGGCGCTGCGGCAGCTGCACGAGGCCGGGTGCGAGCTGGTCACCATCACCCAGTACCTGCGCCCGTCCGTGCGCCACCACCCGGTCGAGCGCTGGGTCAAGCCGCACGAGTTCGTGGAGCTGAAGGACGAGGCCGAGCAGATCGGCTTCTCCGGTGTCATGTCCGGCCCGCTGGTCCGCTCCTCGTACCGTGCCGGCCGCCTCTACCAGATGGCGGTCGAGAAGCGCGGCGCGTTCATCGCCGCCCAGGCGGTCTGA
- the lipB gene encoding lipoyl(octanoyl) transferase LipB translates to MSELRFIRRGFGADAVEYQEAWDEQRRVHAERFADEIPDTVLLLEHPPVYTAGRRTEDSERPLDGTPVIDVDRGGKITWHGPGQLVGYPIQKLPRPVDVVAHVRRLEEALIRSCAEFGLETTRVEGRSGVWVLGDPVEQRPAFGGLSLDFDPRLNDEEFDPRLNGPEYAPSNAGQRREDRKIAAIGIRVAKGVTMHGFAFNVNPDNVWFDRIIPCGIRDAGVTSLTAELGREVTIEDVLPVVERHLRDVLENADLKPREIERTPA, encoded by the coding sequence GTGAGTGAGTTGCGGTTCATCCGTAGGGGATTCGGCGCGGACGCCGTCGAGTACCAGGAGGCGTGGGACGAACAGCGCCGGGTGCACGCGGAGCGGTTCGCCGACGAGATCCCCGACACCGTACTCCTGCTGGAGCACCCGCCGGTCTACACCGCGGGCCGGCGCACGGAGGACAGCGAGCGCCCCCTCGACGGCACGCCGGTCATCGACGTGGACCGCGGCGGCAAGATCACCTGGCACGGTCCGGGCCAGCTGGTCGGCTACCCGATCCAGAAGCTGCCCCGCCCGGTGGACGTGGTGGCGCACGTGCGGCGCCTGGAGGAGGCGCTGATCCGCTCCTGCGCGGAATTCGGTCTGGAGACCACCCGGGTCGAGGGCCGCAGCGGCGTCTGGGTGCTGGGCGACCCGGTGGAGCAGCGCCCGGCGTTCGGCGGCCTCTCCCTGGACTTCGACCCTCGCTTGAACGACGAGGAGTTCGACCCCCGGCTCAACGGCCCGGAGTACGCGCCCTCCAACGCCGGCCAGCGGCGCGAGGACCGCAAGATCGCGGCGATCGGGATCCGGGTGGCCAAGGGCGTCACCATGCACGGCTTCGCGTTCAACGTGAACCCCGACAACGTCTGGTTCGACCGGATCATCCCGTGCGGCATCCGCGACGCCGGTGTCACCTCGCTCACGGCCGAACTGGGCCGGGAGGTCACGATCGAGGACGTGCTGCCGGTCGTCGAGCGGCACCTCAGGGACGTCCTGGAGAACGCGGACCTGAAGCCGCGGGAGATCGAGCGCACGCCGGCCTGA
- a CDS encoding NAD(P)/FAD-dependent oxidoreductase, whose amino-acid sequence MLEPAFQADVVVVGAGVAGLAAAHRLTSAGVTTTVLEAAPCAGGRMATEKVDGFRLDRIGRLLFTSYPELRLAPGLDALALRLFAPGVLLHSDGRRQRAGATAGGRSARGALHAVRALASAPRVPPARGVRALPSAAPRPSAVPRGRAGAPLGTAVDQARLGAALARIGSMPVDRLLARPDSPARQALAARGLPARTLDGFVRPLLAALLCDPDLTTSSRCADLALRAFAAGRTGIPEGGAEALPELLAQGLPPGTVRTGVRVTSVATTSVTTAEHGEFRCRAVLVATDARTAAELLPGLRVPDFHPVTVVHHTTDEPPGTGASLLLDADRGGPVAHTAVVSAVDPTRAPAGRALVSSTVLGTPPADVDTAVRMHLARIYGTSTSRWETLAVHHTPEAVPAMRPPHDLRRPVRLMAGLYVCGDHRDTSSVQGALHSGRRASAAILADLGAEGSMHAAEPVTTARAA is encoded by the coding sequence GTGCTTGAGCCCGCATTTCAGGCGGACGTCGTCGTCGTGGGAGCCGGGGTCGCCGGACTCGCCGCGGCCCATCGACTGACCAGCGCAGGAGTCACGACCACCGTCCTGGAGGCCGCCCCGTGTGCGGGCGGCCGCATGGCGACCGAGAAGGTCGACGGATTCCGGCTCGACCGGATCGGCCGGCTCCTGTTCACGTCGTATCCCGAACTGCGCCTGGCCCCCGGGCTCGACGCGCTCGCGCTGCGGCTGTTCGCCCCGGGCGTCCTGCTGCACAGCGACGGCCGGCGGCAGCGCGCGGGCGCCACGGCGGGCGGACGGAGCGCAAGGGGCGCACTCCATGCGGTGCGCGCCCTCGCGAGCGCCCCCCGTGTGCCGCCGGCCCGGGGCGTCCGCGCGCTGCCGTCGGCGGCGCCGCGCCCGTCCGCCGTGCCGAGGGGCCGGGCGGGCGCCCCCCTGGGGACGGCCGTCGACCAGGCGCGGCTCGGGGCCGCGCTGGCCCGGATCGGGAGCATGCCCGTCGACCGACTGCTGGCCCGCCCGGACTCACCCGCCCGGCAGGCGCTCGCGGCACGCGGGCTGCCCGCCCGTACGCTCGACGGCTTTGTGCGCCCGCTGCTCGCCGCCCTGCTGTGCGACCCGGACCTGACCACCTCCAGCCGGTGCGCGGACCTGGCCCTGCGGGCCTTCGCCGCGGGCCGCACGGGCATCCCGGAGGGCGGGGCCGAGGCACTGCCGGAGCTGCTCGCGCAGGGGCTCCCGCCGGGCACGGTGCGCACCGGAGTGCGGGTCACCTCGGTCGCCACGACGTCGGTGACCACGGCCGAGCACGGCGAGTTCCGCTGCCGCGCCGTGCTGGTGGCCACCGACGCGCGCACCGCCGCCGAACTGCTGCCCGGACTGCGGGTGCCCGACTTCCACCCGGTGACGGTGGTGCACCACACGACCGACGAGCCGCCGGGGACCGGGGCGTCGCTGCTCCTGGACGCCGACCGGGGCGGGCCGGTGGCGCACACCGCGGTGGTCAGCGCGGTGGACCCGACGCGGGCGCCCGCGGGCCGGGCGCTGGTGTCCTCGACGGTCCTGGGCACACCGCCGGCCGACGTCGACACGGCGGTCCGCATGCACCTGGCACGGATCTACGGCACATCGACGTCCCGTTGGGAGACCCTCGCAGTGCACCACACCCCCGAGGCGGTCCCCGCGATGCGGCCGCCGCACGATCTGCGCCGCCCGGTACGCCTGATGGCGGGCCTGTACGTGTGCGGCGACCACCGGGACACCAGCTCCGTCCAGGGCGCGCTGCACTCCGGACGCCGGGCGTCGGCGGCGATCCTGGCGGACCTGGGGGCGGAGGGCTCGATGCACGCGGCGGAGCCCGTGACGACGGCACGGGCGGCGTGA
- a CDS encoding TIGR01777 family oxidoreductase codes for MELSRIAVAGASGLIGGALVRSLAADGHEVVRLVRRAPRDAYEVRWDPERGDVDPAGLSGCDAVVNLAGAGVGDRRWTQEYKERVRRSRVRGTAALAEAVAALPERERPRVFVNGSAIGFYGETGERAVDESAPAGRGFLPEMCVAWEGAAEPARTAGVRTVFTRTGLVVAGRGGAWGRLFPLFRAGLGGRLGDGRQYWSFIALHDEVAAIRHLLDRDDLSGPFNLTAPQPRTNREITAAMGRVLHRPTLFAVPAPVLRVALGEMAGDVLGSQRVLPKRLLESGFSFAFPEVEEAIRAAA; via the coding sequence ATGGAACTTTCCCGAATCGCGGTGGCCGGGGCGTCCGGTCTGATCGGCGGTGCCCTGGTGCGGTCCCTGGCCGCGGACGGGCACGAGGTGGTGCGGCTGGTACGCCGGGCGCCCCGGGACGCGTACGAGGTCCGCTGGGACCCCGAACGCGGTGACGTCGATCCGGCCGGGCTGAGCGGATGCGACGCCGTGGTGAACCTGGCGGGCGCCGGGGTGGGCGACCGCCGGTGGACGCAGGAGTACAAGGAGCGGGTCCGGCGCAGCCGGGTGCGCGGTACGGCGGCGCTGGCCGAGGCCGTGGCGGCGCTGCCGGAGCGGGAGCGGCCCCGGGTGTTCGTCAACGGCAGCGCGATCGGCTTCTACGGGGAGACCGGTGAGCGGGCGGTCGACGAGAGCGCGCCCGCGGGACGCGGATTCCTGCCGGAGATGTGCGTGGCGTGGGAGGGGGCCGCGGAACCCGCGCGCACGGCAGGGGTGCGCACGGTGTTCACCCGGACGGGACTGGTGGTGGCGGGCCGGGGCGGTGCCTGGGGGCGGCTGTTCCCGCTGTTCCGGGCCGGGCTGGGCGGGCGGCTGGGGGACGGGCGGCAGTACTGGTCGTTCATCGCGCTGCACGACGAGGTCGCCGCGATCCGGCATCTCCTGGACCGTGACGACCTGTCCGGGCCGTTCAATCTGACCGCCCCGCAGCCGCGGACGAACCGTGAGATCACCGCGGCGATGGGCCGGGTGCTGCACCGGCCGACGCTCTTCGCGGTGCCGGCGCCGGTGCTGCGGGTGGCGCTCGGTGAGATGGCCGGGGACGTGCTCGGCAGTCAGCGGGTGCTGCCGAAGCGGCTGTTGGAGTCCGGGTTCTCGTTCGCCTTCCCGGAAGTGGAGGAGGCGATCCGGGCCGCCGCGTGA
- a CDS encoding GNAT family N-acetyltransferase, translating to MPVPEMHIRHARPEDEEALARLDRATWSALHAVVPRPAPPYAPFFNDRSGPLDHLVAEIGGAVVGYVRLALSTPLECNAHVRQIQGLAVAEEARGAGVARALLRAVQDEARSRGARRITLRVLGHNAPARKLYESEGFVVEGILPEEFFLDGAYVDDVLMGRSL from the coding sequence ATGCCCGTTCCCGAGATGCACATACGTCACGCCCGGCCCGAGGACGAGGAGGCGCTGGCCCGTCTCGATCGCGCCACCTGGTCCGCGCTGCACGCCGTCGTGCCGCGCCCCGCGCCGCCGTACGCCCCCTTCTTCAACGACCGGTCCGGGCCGCTGGACCACCTCGTGGCGGAGATCGGGGGAGCGGTGGTCGGGTACGTCCGGCTGGCCCTGTCCACACCGCTGGAGTGCAACGCGCACGTCCGCCAGATCCAGGGCCTCGCCGTCGCCGAGGAGGCGCGCGGCGCCGGCGTCGCCCGTGCGCTGCTGCGGGCCGTGCAGGACGAGGCGCGGAGCAGGGGCGCACGCCGGATCACCCTGCGCGTCCTCGGGCACAACGCCCCCGCGCGCAAGCTGTACGAGTCCGAGGGGTTCGTCGTGGAGGGGATCCTGCCCGAGGAGTTCTTCCTCGACGGCGCCTACGTCGACGACGTCCTCATGGGCCGCTCGCTGTGA
- a CDS encoding MarP family serine protease → MDLLDIMLVLVILVYAGSGYRRGLVAGCVSLAGFVGGAVVGVWILPWVMDLVTPGTTTATVTAVFTVLVPAAVGHELAGRPALRLRRELDRGPLRVADGVGGATANSVAVLIVAWVAASVLAASSSPLLTAAIRDSRLLGSVQAVMPETTPAWFSRATSALTEAGFPQVFNPFENESTAEVARPSGDNVTARATNAAERSTVKVEGVAGNQGREGSGFVYTAERVMTNAHVVAGIDEPTVRVGGVGRAYPARVVLFDSDRDVAVLYVPGLRAPVLEFVDDADRGEAAVVAGYPQDGGLDLQAATVANRLRAAGQNIYNDGGVTREIYSIRSTVRPGNSGGPLLTTGGKVFGVVFARSTSDPETGYVLTADEVAGDAERAARATAPVDTGEMVTT, encoded by the coding sequence GTGGACCTGCTCGACATCATGCTGGTGCTGGTGATCCTCGTCTACGCCGGTTCCGGTTACCGGCGCGGGCTGGTGGCCGGCTGCGTCTCGCTCGCCGGGTTCGTCGGCGGCGCGGTCGTCGGTGTGTGGATCCTGCCGTGGGTGATGGATCTGGTCACCCCGGGGACGACGACGGCGACGGTCACCGCGGTGTTCACGGTGCTGGTGCCGGCGGCCGTGGGGCACGAGCTGGCCGGGCGGCCGGCGCTCCGGCTGCGGCGGGAGCTGGACCGCGGGCCGCTGAGGGTGGCCGACGGGGTGGGCGGGGCCACGGCCAACTCGGTCGCCGTGCTGATCGTGGCGTGGGTGGCCGCGAGCGTCCTGGCGGCGTCCTCGTCGCCGCTGCTGACCGCGGCGATCCGGGACTCGCGGCTGCTCGGCTCGGTGCAGGCGGTGATGCCGGAGACCACGCCCGCCTGGTTCTCCCGGGCCACGTCGGCGCTGACCGAGGCCGGGTTCCCGCAGGTCTTCAACCCGTTCGAGAACGAGTCGACCGCCGAGGTGGCCCGGCCGTCCGGTGACAACGTCACGGCGCGCGCCACGAACGCCGCAGAGCGGAGCACGGTGAAGGTGGAGGGCGTCGCCGGCAACCAGGGCCGCGAGGGCAGCGGGTTCGTGTACACGGCGGAGCGCGTGATGACCAACGCCCACGTGGTGGCGGGCATCGACGAGCCCACCGTGCGGGTCGGCGGGGTGGGCCGGGCGTACCCGGCGCGGGTGGTGCTGTTCGACTCCGACCGGGACGTGGCGGTGCTGTACGTGCCCGGTCTGCGGGCGCCGGTGCTGGAGTTCGTCGACGACGCCGACCGCGGCGAGGCGGCCGTGGTGGCCGGGTATCCGCAGGACGGCGGTCTGGATCTGCAGGCCGCGACCGTGGCGAACCGGCTGCGGGCGGCCGGCCAGAACATCTACAACGACGGCGGCGTCACCCGCGAGATCTACTCGATCCGCTCCACGGTCCGCCCCGGCAACTCCGGCGGCCCGCTGCTGACCACCGGCGGCAAGGTGTTCGGCGTGGTCTTCGCCCGCTCCACCTCCGACCCGGAGACCGGCTACGTCCTGACCGCCGACGAGGTGGCCGGCGACGCCGAGCGCGCGGCGCGGGCGACGGCGCCGGTGGACACGGGCGAGATGGTCACCACGTAG
- a CDS encoding peptidoglycan recognition protein family protein, whose translation MRVLPRRLPKWRGLRRRAAPIPEAVGPVLGCMPGLAAIVVLALCAQGVERSVTASRSADRPLAGRAAALHTAPRPHVVPRPVWLMKGTPPRRQPPPRYDDKVVAVFVHHTDSPNGYDCADTPEIIRHLYTGQTGARAWDDIGYNFLVDRCGKIYEGRAGGVDRAVTGAHTQGFNHRTAGIAAIGTFTAGARVPRAMTDSIAAVAAWKLGLSNTDPRSRVRLVSSHSGSRWAAGTAAVLPTLAGHTDGFMTNCPGAALKARLPQIRELAARLQGRS comes from the coding sequence ATGCGTGTCCTCCCCCGTCGACTCCCCAAGTGGCGAGGCCTACGACGCCGCGCCGCGCCCATACCCGAGGCTGTCGGGCCCGTGCTGGGCTGTATGCCCGGTCTCGCCGCGATCGTCGTCCTGGCGCTGTGCGCGCAGGGCGTGGAGCGCTCCGTCACGGCCTCCCGGTCGGCGGACCGTCCGCTCGCGGGCCGTGCCGCCGCCCTGCACACAGCACCCAGACCGCACGTCGTGCCGAGGCCGGTGTGGCTGATGAAGGGCACCCCGCCCCGCCGCCAGCCGCCGCCCCGCTACGACGACAAGGTCGTCGCCGTGTTCGTGCACCACACGGACTCGCCCAACGGCTACGACTGCGCGGACACGCCGGAGATCATCCGTCATCTCTACACGGGCCAGACCGGAGCCCGCGCCTGGGACGACATCGGCTACAACTTCCTCGTCGACCGCTGCGGAAAGATCTACGAGGGCCGCGCGGGCGGTGTGGACCGGGCGGTCACCGGCGCCCACACGCAGGGCTTCAACCACCGCACCGCCGGCATCGCGGCCATCGGAACCTTCACCGCCGGCGCCCGGGTGCCGCGCGCGATGACGGACTCGATCGCCGCCGTGGCCGCCTGGAAGCTGGGCCTGTCCAACACCGATCCGCGCAGCCGGGTCCGGCTGGTCTCCAGCCACAGCGGCAGCCGCTGGGCCGCCGGCACCGCCGCCGTCCTGCCCACGCTGGCCGGCCACACCGACGGCTTCATGACCAACTGCCCGGGCGCCGCGCTGAAGGCGCGCCTGCCGCAGATCAGGGAACTGGCCGCCCGGCTCCAGGGCCGGAGCTGA